In Campylobacter concisus, the following are encoded in one genomic region:
- a CDS encoding CTP synthase produces the protein MAKETKYIFITGGVLSSLGKGIAAASIATLLKNSGLKVSVLKADPYINVDPGTMSPLEHGEVFVTDDGAETDLDLGHYERFLDESLSQDNNFTTGRVYSSVIEKERRGDYLGKTIQVIPHIVGEIVDRIKKAGEGKDVLIVEIGGTVGDIEGLPFLEAIRALRVEVGKKRALNIHLTLVPFIKVAGELKTKPTQHSVGELRRIGITPDIIICRSEMPLNRELKDKIAASCGVEKNCVIESLDSASIYQIPLSFLKQDILTPIAENLGFNELKPDMAKWDSLVKRIIAPTNETTIAFVGKYIDLKESYKSLTEGIIHAGANLDARVNLRWIDSEKIEENNVNELLKDVDGILVAGGFGERGVLGKMQAIKFARENKIPYLGICLGMQLALIEFARDVLGLEDANSMEFDKECKNPIIYLIDSFIDAHGKKQIRTHTSPLGGTMRLGAYNCDIKPKTLLAEIYGNAKSVKERHRHRYEANPKYKEIFEKNGLLVSGESDGLIEAIELKGHPWFVGVQCHPEFTSRLTKPNPVILGFIKASLENVKS, from the coding sequence ATGGCAAAAGAGACGAAGTACATTTTTATCACGGGTGGCGTTTTAAGCTCACTTGGAAAAGGCATCGCAGCTGCGTCTATCGCGACTCTTTTAAAAAATTCCGGACTAAAAGTAAGTGTTTTAAAAGCTGATCCATATATCAACGTAGATCCTGGCACGATGAGCCCATTAGAGCACGGAGAGGTTTTTGTTACAGATGATGGCGCGGAGACAGACCTAGATCTTGGCCACTATGAGAGATTTTTAGATGAGAGCCTAAGTCAAGATAATAACTTCACGACTGGCAGGGTTTATAGCTCGGTTATCGAAAAAGAGCGACGTGGTGACTATCTTGGAAAAACAATACAAGTGATCCCTCACATCGTTGGTGAGATAGTTGACCGCATAAAAAAAGCAGGTGAGGGCAAAGATGTGCTCATAGTTGAGATCGGTGGAACTGTTGGCGATATCGAGGGACTACCATTTTTAGAGGCGATAAGAGCGCTAAGGGTGGAAGTTGGCAAAAAAAGAGCACTAAATATCCACCTAACGCTTGTACCATTTATCAAAGTAGCTGGCGAGCTAAAGACAAAGCCAACCCAGCATAGCGTAGGTGAGTTAAGACGTATAGGCATAACACCAGATATCATCATCTGCAGATCTGAAATGCCACTAAACCGCGAGCTAAAAGATAAGATCGCAGCAAGCTGTGGTGTTGAGAAAAATTGTGTCATAGAGAGCTTAGACAGCGCAAGTATCTATCAAATTCCACTTTCATTTTTAAAGCAAGATATATTAACGCCGATCGCTGAAAATTTAGGCTTTAATGAGCTTAAACCAGATATGGCAAAGTGGGATAGCCTAGTAAAAAGGATAATCGCTCCAACAAATGAAACTACAATAGCATTTGTGGGTAAATACATCGATCTAAAAGAGAGCTATAAGAGCCTAACTGAGGGTATCATCCACGCTGGAGCAAATTTAGACGCTAGGGTAAATTTGCGCTGGATAGATAGCGAAAAGATAGAAGAGAACAATGTAAATGAGCTTTTAAAAGATGTTGATGGCATCTTAGTAGCTGGCGGCTTTGGCGAAAGAGGCGTTTTAGGCAAGATGCAGGCTATAAAATTTGCTCGTGAAAATAAGATCCCATATCTTGGAATTTGCCTTGGTATGCAGTTAGCACTAATTGAGTTTGCAAGAGATGTTTTGGGCTTAGAAGACGCAAATTCTATGGAATTTGACAAAGAGTGCAAAAATCCTATCATCTATCTAATCGATAGCTTTATCGACGCTCACGGCAAAAAACAGATAAGAACGCACACAAGCCCACTTGGCGGCACGATGAGGCTTGGAGCATATAACTGCGACATCAAACCAAAGACGCTTCTAGCTGAAATTTATGGCAATGCAAAGAGTGTAAAAGAGCGTCACCGCCACCGCTACGAGGCAAATCCAAAATATAAAGAAATTTTTGAGAAAAATGGTCTTTTGGTAAGCGGTGAGAGTGATGGACTGATAGAGGCTATCGAGCTTAAAGGCCATCCATGGTTTGTGGGTGTGCAGTGCCATCCTGAATTTACTAGCCGTCTAACTAAACCAAATCCTGTGATATTAGGCTTTATAAAGGCAAGTTTAGAAAATGTCAAATCTTAA
- the recJ gene encoding single-stranded-DNA-specific exonuclease RecJ, with the protein MLNKEDIRNLLAHRFCNDIHKKISEIPTPSALKDIYKGANRIKEAIEKNERIAIVGDYDVDGVVSSVILAEFFDDLGVKDYLVKIPNRFKDGYGLNPEIIDELSADVSLIITVDNGISANDAAIICKEKGIDLIITDHHMPPAVLPEAYAIINPKQEDCNFPNIEICGAEVAWYLVGALKDVFGLNYDMSKFLELLAIAIIADMMELRDMNRMLVRLGICKLNASKRSAFHAIKEFYGKEKFECDDISFLIAPLINSAGRMDDAMNSFDFLRAKSIEEAYNYLDTIIEFNNSRKEEERQLFECSLKDVKEDDEVIITWGEQWHEGVIGIVASRLAKHFAKPAIVFSIDKGRAKGSARSIGKLDILSLIASHENLLTSYGGHKGAAGLTLAPENLVKFKEAINKSCSCLNMQECKSSDELLGDIMPSEIDFELLEILEFYEPYGQKNPRPVFKIKNALVKNERLIGRDQNHLKLILQKDNKTLEALFFNFTKHARVGEMIDIIFCISKNSFRGLVTPQLLIKEIL; encoded by the coding sequence ATGCTAAATAAAGAGGATATAAGGAATTTACTAGCGCATAGATTTTGTAACGACATACATAAAAAAATTAGTGAAATTCCGACACCAAGTGCCTTAAAAGATATCTATAAAGGCGCTAATCGCATAAAAGAAGCGATCGAAAAAAACGAGCGCATAGCCATTGTGGGCGATTATGATGTTGATGGTGTTGTTTCGAGCGTAATTTTGGCTGAGTTTTTTGATGATCTTGGCGTGAAAGACTACCTAGTAAAAATTCCAAATAGATTTAAAGATGGATATGGGCTAAATCCTGAGATAATAGACGAACTCTCAGCTGATGTAAGCTTGATTATTACCGTTGATAACGGCATCTCTGCAAACGATGCAGCCATTATCTGTAAAGAAAAAGGTATCGATCTTATTATCACTGATCATCACATGCCTCCAGCTGTTCTTCCAGAAGCTTATGCGATCATTAATCCAAAGCAAGAAGACTGCAACTTCCCAAATATCGAAATTTGTGGCGCTGAGGTCGCTTGGTATTTGGTTGGAGCGTTAAAGGATGTTTTTGGGCTAAATTACGATATGAGCAAATTTCTAGAGCTTTTAGCTATTGCGATAATCGCTGATATGATGGAGCTAAGAGATATGAATAGAATGCTTGTTCGTCTTGGCATTTGTAAGCTAAATGCGTCTAAGCGTTCCGCATTTCACGCTATAAAAGAGTTTTATGGTAAGGAAAAATTTGAGTGTGATGATATTAGCTTTCTTATAGCTCCGCTTATAAATTCAGCCGGACGCATGGACGATGCAATGAATTCATTTGACTTTTTACGTGCTAAAAGTATCGAGGAAGCTTACAACTACCTTGATACGATCATTGAATTTAACAACTCCAGAAAAGAAGAAGAGCGCCAACTCTTTGAATGCTCACTAAAGGACGTAAAAGAAGACGATGAAGTCATCATCACTTGGGGTGAGCAGTGGCACGAGGGTGTGATAGGCATCGTAGCTAGCCGCCTTGCAAAGCACTTTGCAAAGCCAGCTATCGTCTTTAGCATCGATAAAGGTCGTGCAAAAGGCAGTGCTAGAAGCATTGGTAAGCTTGATATATTATCTCTCATAGCAAGCCACGAAAATTTACTAACAAGCTACGGCGGTCACAAAGGAGCGGCTGGACTTACACTTGCGCCTGAAAATTTGGTGAAATTTAAAGAAGCGATAAATAAAAGTTGTTCTTGTTTAAATATGCAAGAGTGCAAAAGCTCGGACGAGCTACTTGGCGATATAATGCCAAGCGAGATAGACTTTGAGCTACTTGAAATTTTAGAATTTTATGAGCCATACGGACAGAAAAATCCACGTCCAGTCTTTAAGATAAAAAATGCTCTTGTTAAAAACGAAAGACTTATAGGAAGAGATCAAAATCACCTAAAGCTCATCTTGCAAAAGGATAATAAAACACTTGAGGCTCTATTTTTTAACTTTACGAAACACGCTAGAGTGGG
- a CDS encoding NAD(P)H-dependent oxidoreductase — protein MKTLIILAHPDIQNSVINKRLLQEALKEPQRFSIHDLTQVYGGDNIDAAREQELIRAYDALVLQFPLHNFSCPPILKSWIDAVMTHGFAYGRVSDGIAGRKVALAVTAGIKKSDYSPQGRYHFSLREVLTPFELAFKYYFHADYRDFFAFYGAEETPGVDYVSSDSEIERGAREYAEFLRNLE, from the coding sequence ATGAAAACTCTAATCATCTTAGCACATCCTGATATCCAAAACTCGGTCATAAACAAGCGCCTGCTGCAAGAGGCCCTCAAAGAGCCGCAGCGCTTTAGCATTCATGATTTGACGCAGGTTTACGGGGGCGACAACATCGACGCCGCGCGCGAGCAAGAGCTCATCAGAGCCTACGACGCCCTCGTTTTGCAGTTTCCGCTTCACAACTTCTCCTGCCCTCCGATTTTAAAATCATGGATCGACGCGGTGATGACGCACGGCTTTGCCTACGGACGCGTCTCAGACGGCATAGCGGGGCGCAAGGTAGCGCTAGCCGTGACCGCAGGCATCAAAAAGAGCGACTACAGCCCGCAAGGACGCTATCATTTTAGCTTACGCGAGGTTCTTACGCCGTTTGAGCTTGCGTTTAAATACTATTTTCACGCCGATTACCGCGACTTTTTCGCATTTTACGGCGCCGAGGAGACTCCAGGCGTGGACTACGTATCGAGCGACAGCGAAATAGAACGCGGCGCCAGAGAATATGCGGAGTTTTTGAGAAATTTGGAGTAA